The sequence below is a genomic window from Methanofastidiosum sp..
GTAGGGATTTACCTTACATTAGATGTCTTCAATGCAGAGAATACAATACATGCAGAGAATATTGCAAAGTCTGTTGTGGGAAAAGCCCTAAAAGACATTCCATTCAAAACATTTGAGATAAAGGAGCGAGTAGAAAAGGTCAGAAAGAAGCGTCGATGATACCGGGATCCCCTATATCATAATATGTAGATTCATCTTCTTTTTTATATGGATGTCTTATCAATGTGGCCTTTCTCTTGATCTCTTCATCCTTTTCCAGTTTTACTATCAATTTGGACCAGTATTTTAACACATCTCCTCCGACAGGAATCTTTTCTTTTCCACCTGTCACATCGTCATAAACTTGATTTGTTATAATTAAAGGTATATTAAAATCTCTGGCAATTCTTGATAGAATCAATAAATCATTTCCAAGCTGTCGTAAAAGCTCTGTTCTTTTTTTATGGTCATACCCTTCAAGTCTATATAGTGATACTAGGGAATCAACACAAACAAATCCAATTCGAGT
It includes:
- the radB gene encoding DNA repair and recombination protein RadB, with amino-acid sequence MITIKFGGNPLDQLIDGVPEGVITQIYGEHATGKTTICLMCCKYSLLRGKKSVFIDTEGGFSPKRLSLMGVKNLDDIIVFQPRDFAAQEESLVKLERIMSTRIGFVCVDSLVSLYRLEGYDHKKRTELLRQLGNDLLILSRIARDFNIPLIITNQVYDDVTGGKEKIPVGGDVLKYWSKLIVKLEKDEEIKRKATLIRHPYKKEDESTYYDIGDPGIIDASF